The Sulfurospirillum halorespirans DSM 13726 genome has a window encoding:
- the plsX gene encoding phosphate acyltransferase PlsX encodes MLTIAIDAMGGDFGPAPIVEGTLHALREREFKALLVGEVALLRSLTPHEYLDRISFVEATDILDMHEAATNALKRKETSIYKAVDLVKDKVADAVVSMGHSGATMSLATLRIGRLKGVLRPAIATIMPTAVPGRLSLVLDVGANVDCKAEHLAQFAVMGEAYAKDILKIAKPKVGLLSNGEEESKGNEITKETFLTLKKFESFVGNVEGNNIFDGSVDVIVCDGFVGNILLKASEGVADSITKIIKQNVRRSPLAIAGAVLMRKVFKVLKKQVDYAEYGGAPLIGINGCAIIGHGKSNSKAVKNAIFQAINFSSSSINADIEQKIALLEQ; translated from the coding sequence ATGCTAACCATAGCAATTGACGCAATGGGCGGGGATTTCGGTCCTGCCCCCATTGTTGAAGGAACGCTTCACGCATTACGAGAACGTGAGTTTAAAGCACTTCTTGTTGGGGAAGTCGCTCTTTTAAGATCCCTTACCCCTCATGAATATTTAGACAGAATCTCATTTGTTGAAGCAACCGATATTCTTGATATGCACGAAGCCGCTACCAATGCCCTTAAACGCAAAGAGACCTCTATCTATAAAGCCGTTGATTTGGTCAAAGATAAAGTAGCGGACGCCGTTGTTTCCATGGGACATAGCGGGGCAACGATGAGTTTGGCAACATTGCGTATTGGAAGGCTTAAAGGCGTTTTACGTCCTGCTATTGCAACCATTATGCCAACGGCTGTTCCTGGCAGATTGAGTTTAGTATTGGATGTGGGTGCTAATGTGGATTGTAAAGCAGAACATTTAGCACAATTTGCGGTCATGGGTGAAGCCTATGCCAAAGATATTTTAAAAATTGCTAAGCCTAAAGTTGGCTTACTCTCTAATGGTGAAGAGGAGAGTAAAGGTAATGAAATTACAAAAGAGACATTTTTAACACTCAAAAAATTTGAGAGTTTTGTCGGTAATGTCGAAGGTAATAATATTTTTGACGGCTCTGTTGATGTGATCGTTTGTGATGGCTTTGTTGGTAATATTTTGCTTAAAGCCAGTGAAGGTGTTGCCGATTCGATTACCAAGATTATCAAGCAAAATGTAAGGCGCTCTCCTTTAGCCATTGCTGGGGCGGTACTGATGCGCAAAGTATTTAAAGTGCTTAAAAAGCAAGTTGATTATGCCGAGTACGGTGGAGCACCACTGATTGGCATCAATGGCTGTGCGATTATTGGGCATGGAAAAAGTAACTCTAAAGCGGTCAAAAATGCTATTTTTCAAGCGATCAATTTTTCGAGTTCCAGTATCAACGCTGATATTGAGCAAAAAATAGCGCTACTAGAGCAATAA
- a CDS encoding beta-ketoacyl-ACP synthase III, with protein sequence MYASLKSIGGYAPSRILSNTDLEKMVETSDEWIEKRTGIKERRIAADDEATSDLGVKAALLAISRAGIAKEEIDLIICATLSPDYLCMPSTACVIAGKLGINDVMAFDISAACSGFVYMLSMAKAFIESGMKKNILLIGAEKISSMIDYTDRGTCILFGDGAGAAIIGATENKNEAILDIHASADGRYGDLLITPGCGSKYPCSQETLDNKLNYIKMQGNEVYKVAVKTLTNDVIDILEKNNIDASQIDHFIPHQANFRIIEAVRAKLNFPIEKTVLTVAKYGNTSAASIPMAMNDAYEEGRIKKGDLMLLDTFGGGFTWASALVRFGGH encoded by the coding sequence GTGTACGCATCTTTAAAATCCATTGGAGGTTATGCTCCTTCTCGCATCCTCAGTAATACCGATCTTGAAAAAATGGTTGAAACGAGTGATGAGTGGATTGAGAAGCGTACAGGAATTAAAGAAAGACGTATTGCCGCGGACGATGAGGCGACAAGCGATTTGGGTGTTAAAGCAGCCCTTCTTGCCATTTCGCGTGCGGGGATAGCTAAAGAAGAGATTGATCTTATCATCTGTGCGACACTTTCACCTGATTATCTGTGTATGCCCTCCACCGCGTGTGTAATCGCTGGCAAGCTTGGCATTAATGATGTCATGGCATTTGACATCAGCGCTGCTTGCAGTGGGTTTGTCTACATGCTTTCCATGGCAAAAGCTTTCATTGAATCAGGCATGAAAAAAAATATTTTGCTTATTGGTGCCGAAAAAATTAGTAGCATGATTGATTATACCGACCGAGGAACCTGTATTCTTTTTGGTGATGGTGCCGGTGCTGCGATTATTGGTGCGACTGAAAATAAAAACGAAGCTATTTTAGATATTCACGCATCCGCTGATGGACGTTATGGTGATCTTCTTATCACGCCAGGGTGTGGCTCAAAATATCCATGTTCTCAAGAGACACTGGATAACAAACTCAATTACATCAAAATGCAAGGCAATGAAGTTTACAAAGTGGCGGTTAAAACCCTTACCAACGATGTGATTGATATTTTAGAAAAAAACAACATTGACGCTTCACAAATTGATCATTTCATTCCGCATCAAGCCAATTTTAGAATCATCGAAGCGGTGCGTGCAAAACTTAATTTCCCTATCGAAAAAACCGTTCTAACCGTTGCAAAATATGGCAATACTTCTGCAGCGTCCATTCCGATGGCAATGAACGATGCTTATGAAGAAGGACGCATCAAAAAAGGCGATCTGATGCTCTTAGACACCTTTGGTGGTGGTTTCACATGGGCAAGCGCTCTTGTGCGTTTTGGCGGTCATTAA
- a CDS encoding prephenate dehydrogenase → MVVGIVGLGLMGGSLGLALQNTKLVSKIVGFDHNLSHCEEALKLNLVHDIVSFAEIKACDVIFLAIPVGGIIKALQELKDVRDTTTIIDLGSTKAEIVASVPESIRSNFIAAHPMTGTEKFGPSAAIQNLYHDKVVVLCDTDNSNDLHKNRAIQMFSHIGMKIVFMDPISHDAHASFISHLPHVISYALANSVMGQEDPKSILALAAGGFRDMSRVAKSSPQMWSDIFRQNKTNLLSSIEVFKEELEKSKKMIEEEDWSGLEAWMSKATTLHKIL, encoded by the coding sequence ATGGTTGTTGGTATTGTTGGACTTGGTTTGATGGGAGGCTCTTTAGGTTTAGCACTCCAGAACACCAAATTGGTCTCTAAAATTGTTGGCTTCGACCACAATCTGAGCCACTGCGAAGAGGCATTAAAACTCAATCTTGTACACGACATTGTCTCCTTTGCTGAGATTAAAGCCTGCGATGTGATTTTCCTTGCTATTCCTGTTGGAGGCATTATCAAAGCACTCCAAGAGCTTAAAGATGTGCGCGATACAACAACGATTATTGATTTAGGAAGTACCAAAGCGGAGATCGTAGCTTCTGTGCCTGAATCGATTCGTTCCAATTTCATTGCCGCGCACCCGATGACCGGTACCGAAAAATTTGGCCCGAGTGCGGCGATTCAAAATCTTTATCATGACAAAGTGGTTGTTTTATGCGATACCGATAACAGCAATGACCTGCATAAAAACCGAGCGATTCAGATGTTCTCCCACATTGGAATGAAAATCGTCTTTATGGACCCGATCTCCCATGACGCGCATGCTTCGTTTATCTCACATCTTCCCCATGTGATTAGTTATGCACTGGCAAACAGTGTTATGGGACAAGAAGATCCAAAGAGTATTTTGGCCCTTGCAGCAGGCGGTTTTAGGGATATGAGCCGTGTGGCTAAGAGTTCGCCTCAAATGTGGTCGGATATTTTTAGGCAAAATAAAACCAATCTTTTAAGTTCGATTGAGGTGTTTAAAGAAGAGCTTGAAAAGTCAAAAAAGATGATTGAAGAAGAGGACTGGAGTGGTCTTGAAGCATGGATGAGTAAAGCCACCACCTTGCATAAAATTCTCTAA
- the bamA gene encoding outer membrane protein assembly factor BamA produces MKKITALSLVVATTLCAAPLKSLQFDGLIHLSPEMASEMIDMRAGDSIDMEKIDKAVKTLYKQNYFEDVWVEEVSEGALLIHVKEKPVIAKVDFLGISESDKDEMNKLAGIKKGEVYDAERAELSKLKIIKFYEDKGYFDTVVEIKTTPLSEKLSMSLDFVINRGENVVIKNVTLCGTKELDYDDVEPNIANKAAEWLPWMWGFNDGKLRTSDLEHDSARIKDTYMQKGYLDCEVSQPFLKTYLDSYTADLVYSISEGEQYKVGTIAIEIPEGFIDSDEVIKAMFLQNGKVFNVAKLRKDMALIETKVADQGYAFVKIVPDVKNDKATHIANITYRVIPGEKVYINNVRIAGNSRTIDRVVRREIYLANNDLYSRTDVTDTKSALKRTGYFEDVEIKEERLSKNSMDLVINVKEASTGSIGGGIGYGSSDGLLLSASVSDGNIFGSGLRAGIDVERSDSELNGALSLSNPRLFDSVYSLSGKIYAADNDYDYYDEERYGINIVLGRKIARNWGVSIGYIIEQNKLSDVDDSVDTSLYTTERTLKSSVVPGISFNNTDDYYLPRSGIAASSSLEIAGLGGDEKFMSSVNKFATYYGLQDLIDYDLILRYKAQFKYLAINDSDEKYSYGEKYYMGGVRTIRGYESNSISPRGTPAPLKGEPLGALVGGNTMLINTVEASFPLIERLKMRAAIFFDYGMIGEDNLNIKRGGTGIALEWVSPLGPIGLIFAQPVMDEAGDEKASFEFTIGQKF; encoded by the coding sequence ATGAAAAAAATAACTGCGTTGTCTCTTGTTGTCGCGACTACTTTGTGTGCGGCTCCGTTAAAAAGCCTTCAGTTTGATGGTTTGATCCACCTCTCTCCTGAAATGGCTTCAGAGATGATCGATATGAGAGCCGGTGACTCTATCGATATGGAAAAAATCGATAAAGCCGTAAAAACGCTTTACAAACAGAACTATTTTGAAGATGTTTGGGTCGAAGAGGTGAGCGAAGGTGCTCTGTTGATCCATGTGAAAGAAAAACCCGTTATTGCTAAGGTCGATTTTTTAGGCATTAGTGAGAGCGACAAAGATGAGATGAATAAACTTGCAGGCATCAAAAAAGGTGAAGTTTATGATGCTGAGCGAGCAGAACTCTCCAAACTCAAAATTATCAAGTTTTATGAAGACAAAGGGTATTTTGATACCGTTGTTGAGATCAAGACGACTCCGCTGAGTGAAAAACTCTCGATGTCATTGGATTTTGTCATTAACCGCGGTGAAAACGTTGTGATTAAAAACGTTACCTTATGCGGTACAAAAGAGCTGGATTATGATGATGTTGAGCCGAATATCGCCAATAAAGCTGCAGAGTGGCTTCCTTGGATGTGGGGCTTTAACGATGGAAAGCTGAGAACCAGTGATTTAGAGCATGACTCTGCTCGTATTAAAGATACGTATATGCAAAAAGGTTACTTGGACTGTGAAGTGAGTCAACCTTTCTTAAAAACCTACCTCGATAGTTATACCGCTGATCTTGTTTACAGCATCAGTGAAGGCGAACAGTACAAAGTGGGTACGATCGCGATTGAAATTCCAGAAGGGTTTATCGATAGCGATGAAGTGATTAAAGCGATGTTCCTTCAAAATGGAAAAGTCTTTAACGTTGCAAAACTTCGTAAAGATATGGCATTGATTGAGACCAAGGTCGCGGATCAGGGGTATGCGTTTGTGAAAATCGTTCCGGATGTTAAAAATGACAAAGCAACACATATCGCAAACATTACATACCGTGTCATCCCTGGTGAAAAAGTCTATATCAACAATGTCAGAATCGCAGGCAATAGCCGAACGATTGATCGGGTTGTTAGACGAGAAATCTATTTAGCCAATAACGATCTTTACAGCAGAACCGATGTGACCGATACAAAAAGTGCGCTTAAGCGAACAGGTTATTTTGAAGATGTTGAGATTAAAGAAGAGCGTTTGAGTAAAAACTCTATGGACTTAGTCATCAATGTCAAAGAAGCTTCAACAGGTTCCATCGGTGGTGGTATTGGTTATGGCTCATCTGATGGACTTTTGTTAAGTGCGAGTGTGTCTGATGGCAATATCTTTGGTTCAGGTTTGCGAGCTGGTATTGATGTGGAAAGATCTGATAGTGAACTTAATGGAGCACTCTCTTTAAGCAATCCACGCCTTTTTGACTCTGTTTACAGTCTCAGTGGTAAGATTTATGCTGCCGACAATGACTACGACTATTATGATGAAGAGCGATACGGAATCAACATTGTTTTAGGGCGTAAAATTGCACGTAACTGGGGTGTTTCAATAGGGTATATTATTGAACAAAACAAACTCTCCGATGTGGATGACAGCGTTGATACCTCTTTGTATACCACAGAGCGAACACTTAAAAGTTCAGTTGTTCCAGGTATCTCGTTTAACAATACCGATGACTACTACCTTCCACGCAGTGGTATCGCTGCAAGCAGCAGTTTAGAGATTGCAGGATTGGGTGGTGATGAAAAGTTTATGAGCAGTGTCAATAAATTTGCGACCTATTACGGTCTGCAAGATTTGATCGATTATGATTTGATTTTACGTTACAAAGCACAGTTCAAATACCTTGCCATCAATGATTCAGATGAAAAATACTCTTATGGTGAGAAGTACTATATGGGTGGTGTTAGAACCATTCGTGGTTATGAGTCTAACTCTATTTCTCCAAGAGGTACGCCTGCGCCTCTCAAGGGCGAACCTCTTGGTGCGCTTGTTGGTGGTAACACAATGCTCATTAATACCGTAGAAGCGAGCTTCCCATTGATCGAACGTCTTAAAATGCGTGCCGCAATCTTTTTTGACTATGGTATGATCGGTGAAGATAATTTAAATATTAAACGTGGTGGTACGGGTATTGCGCTTGAATGGGTTTCTCCATTGGGACCGATTGGGCTTATCTTTGCACAGCCGGTTATGGATGAAGCAGGGGATGAAAAAGCATCCTTTGAATTTACAATCGGACAGAAATTTTAA
- a CDS encoding Ppx/GppA phosphatase family protein, translating to MSKRTAIIDIGSNSARMAIFEKSSRFAFHLINETKSRVRIGEGAYNFDGVLQEPALKRAFTALEEFGHIIKGLKCNKVLCIATSALRDAPNANAFINQVHHELNINIKIIEGTKEAYYGAVGALNYLKEIHDAVTIDIGGGSTELAKIENGLIVETISLNIGTVRLKELFFDKKIPLEKIRAFINEAIEKIPERFTCNDMIGIGGTLRSLSKIIMERTNYPLKTVHGFEYEIASHTSLVNAIVSSDVLGLKNLGVRKDRFDTMREGCIIFQSILQKLSSKTMITSGAGIREGAYLCDLLRSHHHKFSSDFKLSLRSFKDRFSLMEEDNLYIKRVSHLLFDTLSPLHGIPENFKYELGVAAELHNIGTKLGFYQNHLHSFYFILNNLNYGFSHEQKILIAMLIKYHVNKLPAQEDMTLYKTLLPDMQTVQWLSFILSLAKAINSDMRRSKIAFSYQNHTLTIQAEKRLFLAREQIKQLIKPASFAIIIK from the coding sequence ATGTCTAAACGCACAGCCATTATTGATATAGGATCCAACTCTGCACGAATGGCAATCTTTGAAAAAAGTAGTCGTTTTGCTTTCCACCTGATTAATGAGACCAAGAGTCGTGTACGCATTGGAGAAGGTGCTTACAACTTTGATGGTGTACTGCAAGAGCCTGCACTGAAACGCGCTTTTACTGCGCTTGAAGAGTTTGGGCATATCATTAAAGGACTCAAGTGCAACAAGGTGCTCTGCATTGCCACGTCTGCACTTCGTGATGCCCCCAATGCCAATGCTTTTATTAACCAAGTCCATCATGAGCTTAATATCAATATTAAAATTATTGAAGGAACGAAAGAGGCGTATTATGGTGCAGTAGGCGCACTGAACTACCTTAAAGAGATCCACGATGCTGTGACGATTGACATTGGTGGAGGCTCAACAGAACTTGCTAAGATTGAAAATGGTCTGATTGTTGAAACGATCTCGCTAAATATTGGCACTGTCCGACTCAAAGAGCTCTTTTTTGATAAAAAAATACCTTTGGAAAAAATTCGTGCTTTTATCAATGAAGCCATTGAAAAGATTCCAGAGCGCTTTACATGTAACGATATGATTGGCATCGGTGGAACACTCAGGTCGCTTTCTAAGATCATTATGGAGCGCACCAATTACCCTCTTAAGACAGTGCATGGCTTTGAGTATGAAATCGCCTCGCACACCTCGTTGGTCAATGCCATCGTCAGTTCCGATGTTTTGGGACTTAAGAATCTAGGTGTGCGTAAAGATCGCTTTGATACGATGCGCGAAGGGTGCATTATCTTTCAGTCTATCTTGCAAAAACTCTCCAGCAAAACAATGATCACCAGTGGTGCGGGAATTAGAGAAGGAGCTTATTTGTGCGATCTCTTACGCTCCCACCACCATAAATTTAGCTCCGATTTTAAACTCAGCCTTCGCAGTTTTAAAGATCGTTTCTCTCTGATGGAAGAAGATAATCTCTATATTAAAAGGGTTTCGCACCTTCTTTTTGATACACTTTCTCCTCTTCATGGCATACCTGAGAACTTCAAATACGAACTGGGTGTCGCCGCAGAACTTCATAACATAGGCACAAAGTTAGGGTTTTATCAAAATCATCTGCACAGTTTCTACTTTATTTTAAATAACCTCAACTACGGCTTTTCGCATGAACAAAAAATTCTTATTGCGATGTTGATTAAATACCACGTCAACAAACTTCCAGCACAAGAGGATATGACGCTTTATAAAACCCTTTTGCCCGATATGCAAACCGTGCAATGGCTCAGCTTCATTCTCTCGTTAGCCAAAGCCATTAACAGCGATATGCGTCGCAGCAAAATTGCCTTTAGCTACCAAAATCACACCCTCACTATTCAAGCAGAGAAGAGACTTTTTTTAGCACGTGAACAGATTAAACAGCTGATTAAACCAGCCTCTTTTGCGATTATTATTAAGTAA
- a CDS encoding YfhL family 4Fe-4S dicluster ferredoxin, translating into MSLMITEECIACDACRDECPNGAIEESDPIYIIDPDVCTECVGHYDEPACISVCPVECIVADPDNIESVEELKLKYEQLNSDL; encoded by the coding sequence ATGTCTTTAATGATCACGGAAGAGTGTATCGCGTGTGACGCGTGTCGCGATGAATGCCCCAATGGAGCGATTGAGGAGTCTGATCCAATTTATATCATTGATCCAGATGTTTGTACAGAGTGTGTTGGTCACTACGATGAGCCTGCCTGTATCTCTGTGTGCCCTGTTGAGTGCATCGTTGCAGACCCAGATAATATCGAAAGCGTTGAAGAGCTAAAGCTAAAATACGAACAGCTTAATAGCGACCTTTAA